The region AGCTCCCCGTCCACCCAGGTGACGCCGGTGACGAAGCGGCTGCTCTCGATGGTGCGCAGGACCTCGCCCGTGTCGGGGTCGACCTGGTGGATCTTGCGCTCGCGGTATTGGCCGACCCAGAGCGAGCCTTCGGCCCAGGCAAGCCCCGAATCCCCGCCGCCGCCCGGCGCCGGAATGGTGCCGAGCACGCGGCCGGTCTTAGGATCGATTTTCTGGATGCGCGCCTCGGCGATCTGGAACAGGTGGCGGCCGTCGAAGGCGGTGCCGGCATCGGCGGCGACGTCGATCGAGCGCACCGTCTTGCCCGTAGCCGGGTCCAGGGCGTTCAGCCTGTCGCCGCTGGCAAACCAGACCTGGCTACCGTCAAAGGTGACCCCGGCGACGCTGTCGACGCCGGGAAAGGGGCCATATTCTTGGAGGATTTCGGCGGCTGTGTTTTTCATAGGGCCATCCTAGCTGCCCGGCAGCGGGCCGGGGAGTAACAAGGCCGTCGTGAATCCGGGCACGCTCGGCGTCATCCAGCGCCGCGCCCGCCCGCGGCCGACCGGCTGCACCTTGCCCGTGGCGGCCAGGTCGTCCAGCGCCCGCTGCACGCTGCGCTGGCTGGTGCCCAGCGCCAGGGCCAGGGCCGAACTGGCCCAGCTTTCCCATCGGCGAGGCAAGCGAGCACGGCTGCATGGGCCTCCTCCACCGGTCGCGCGAGCACGGCGACTTGGGCTTTGTCCCGCGGCGCCAGGGCAAAGCCGCCAGCCGTGGCGCTCACGCTCGCCAGCCGGCGCAGCAGGGCGCGCAGCCGCCCGATTTCAACCCGTAGCCGCGCCCGGTGCGATTCATCGGCGTGCCGCGCCCGGAACGCCCGCGCGATGAGCACGGCCCTGGGCACGTCGCCCGGCCAGGCCTGCGCCAGGGCGCGGGCCAGCGCGAACAGCACCGGCCGGCTGGCCAGGGAGACCGTCGTCCCGGCCCCGTGGACGGCATTGCGGCAGGCATCGACGACCAGCGCCTTGGAGGCCAGCAAGGCCTCCATCTCGTCGAGCAGGATGGGGCGTTCCTCGTCCCCCAAGATCAGGCGCGCCGCGGGCGTGTTCAGGACCAGGGCGGCGCTTTCCACCTCCGCCGACAGGGCGGGGATGCCGGCTTCGCGGGCGGCGGCCCCGGCCCGGGCCAGCGCCGCGCGCGCCGCCCCGGTGCGCAGGCGCCGGATGGCGATGCCCGCCACCACCAGGGCATGGGCGGCGCCCAGGGCGGGCGGGAAGGGCGCGGGGTCGAGCTGGGCCAGCTTGCCCTCCGCCTCGTCCAGGCGGCCCAGCAGCAGCAGGCGGCGGACCTCGAGATAGCGGGCATGGGCGGCGTTCAGGCGGTCGCCATGGGCCTCCAGCACCGCCCGCGCGCCGTCCAGCGTCTTGGGCTGCCAGGTCAGGTCGCGCGCGGCCAGGGCGATTTCCGCCTCGGCCACGATGCAGCGGGCGCGGGCCACCGCCTCCCGTGGGCCGAAGGCGCGGGCAGCATGGCGCACCAGCACCCTGGCCCGGGGCAGGTCGCCCAGTTGCGCCATGGCGATACCGCGCAGGGCCAGCGACGGCGCGTCGTCGCGCAGGGCCACCCGGTTCAGGGCACCGAGCGGATCACCGGCCGCGAGCGCCCGCGCCGCCGCCGTGATCAGGCTGTCCATGCAAATCCCGCCACACTTGTCACTCCGCCCCCAGGCTCGCCGGCCCTTAAGGTTCGCCCATGACCATTGTCGAGATGGTCGCAATAGCCAAGGGAGAATGAGCGATGACGATGCACACCACCGGAACCCGCGCGGAATGGCTGGCCGCCCGGCTGGACCTGCTGGAGGCGGAAAAAGACCTGACGCGGCGCAGCGACGAACTGGCAAGGCAGCGCCAGGCCTTGCCCTGGGTACGGCTCGACAAGGATTACCGCTTCGACACCGAGGCCGGCAGTGCCTCGCTCACGGACCTGTTCCAGGGCCGCTCGCAGCTCCTCGTCTATCACTTCATGTTCGGGGTGGATTACAAGGCGGGCTGCCCCTCCTGCTCGATGATCGCGGACGGTTTCAACGGCTTCCAGGTTCATCTGGCGAGCCACGACGTGATGCTGTGGGCGGTCTCGCGCGCGCCCTTGCCCAAGCTCCAGGCCTACAAGCAGCGCATGGGCTGGAGCTTCCCCTGGGCCTCGTCCTTCGGCAGCGACTTCAATGCCGATTTCAACGTCTGGTTCAGCGAGGAGCAGCAGCGCTTGGGCGACATCGAATACAATTACCAGCGCGGCGCCCATGCGATGGACGCGGCATCGGCCCCGGAACCCGTGGTCCGCTTCGCCGCCACCTGCGGCACCGATGCGGCCACCTACACCCGCGACCGGCCGGGCTTGAGCGCCTTCGTGCTGAAGGATGGCGCGGTCTACCACAGCTATTCGACCTATGCCCGCGGGCTGGACGGCTTGTGGGGATCCTACCAATGGCTGGACCGGGCACCGCTGGGGCGTAACGAGGCGGATATCTGGTGGCGCCGTCACGACGAGTACGGCAATGGCTGACCGGCTCTGCCTGGCGGCCACGCCCACCTTCGCCGCCATGGCGCTGGTCGAGGCGCTCTTCGGCGGCCAGGCGAACATCCTGTGCGGGGCAGGTGGCGGGCTGCCGCTTAACGGCATGGCGCTCATGTATGCGCTGATGAGCATCTTCCATGCGGCGCCCTGGCTGAGAAGGTTTCGCCGCGCGTGATGGGATGAGCGCCGTGCGTCCTTCGAGACACCCCCTTCGGGGTTCCTCAGGATGAGGAGAATCTTTTTGCCATAAAGATTCCCCTCATCCTGAGGAGGGCGCAAAGCGACCGTCTCGAAGGACGCACGATGTCTCTGCAGGACAGGCAGGTGGCACGGGCCGCGGCCCGTGCCATGTCCTATTCGTCGCGCAGCCGGACGATCTCGTTCAGCAGGCCGCCGGTGCCGTTGTGGATCGTCAGGCGTTCCACCTTGCCGGCGATCGTCTCCAGTGCCTCGAGTTCCTTGAGGCGCAGCATCACCGGGTTCTCGGCCATCACCTTGGCCGTGTTGAGCAGGGAACGGGTGGCGTTCGTCTCCTCGCGGCGGCGGATGACGTTGGCCTCGGCCTGCTTCTCGGCCGCGACCACCTGGTTCAGGATCTCGCGCATCTCGCCCGGCAGGATCACGTCCTTGAGCGCGATGTCGATGACCTCGACGCCGATCGCCGCCATGTCGGCCTTCACCTTGGCCGCGGCCTCCTCGTCGACCGTCACCTTCTTCTCCAGGATCTGGTCGAGGCTGAGCACGCCCAGCGTCTTGCGGAAGGCGAACTGCAGCGCGCGGTAGAGGCTGTCGGCGAAGTCCTTCACCGCCGAGACGGCAAGGGCCGGATCGGCCACCCGGTATTCGGCCGCCAGGTTGATGCGGATGGTCACGCGGTCCCTGGTCAGCACTTCCTGGCCGGTGACGTCCAGCGACTGGCGCTTCAGGTCGATCACCTTCACCGCCGCCGACCGGCCGGCCTTCCAGAAGCCGTAGACGCCGGGCGTCAGCGTCTCGACATGGATGCCGTCGACGAAGAGCAGCCCGGCGTGGCCTTCCGGCACCGTGGCGGCCGTGACCAGGCCGGCCTTGGTGGCCAGCGCCAGGCGGCGCAGCAGGTCGGGATCGACACGCAGGTCGGCCGACGTGTCGACACGGGTCACGGCCCAGGGCCCGGCATCGGTCCACACCGTCAGCTTGGCATCGGGTGCCAGCACCGTGTGGATCTGGCCGTCGCGCTCGATGACGGCGATCTCGGCGCGCGCCGTGCGGAACTGCGTCAGGTGGCGTGCCGCCACCTCCGGGAGCTTGTCGAACAAGACCTTTTCGAAGGGCGACGCGAAAACCGCGCTGCCGATGTCGTGGCGGAACGTCTCCAGGCTGTGCCGGCGATTGGGCAGGGCGTGTTCGCCCGGGCCGTAGATGCCCAGCAACTCGCCCTTGTGAAGGGCGACGATCCGTTCGTTTTCCTTGACCAGGACGCGCTTGCGTCCCCGGAGTGCATCGAGAAGGTACATCATCATTTTGCTCCATCGGGCATGTTACGGCATGCGTCGATTGTCCTTTCCTGTTTCACGCTACCGCCCCAGGAAACGCCTGGGGTTATATATAAAGACCGGGGACCGGCGGCAGCCACGCGCCGCGGGCCGCAGGGAGAGGGCCTCGAGGCGGCAAGGCGGGCGCACAGGGAAATCCCCGCTTGCCGGCAAGGCCGCGTCTTGGCCGTCACCTGAAGCCAGGCAACGCGCGAAAGGCGTCAGGGTCATCCCCGCCGCCAGCGCCCGAAGGCGATGGCGAGGTTTCCGGCCCTTACGCATGC is a window of Oleomonas cavernae DNA encoding:
- a CDS encoding Vgb family protein, with protein sequence MKNTAAEILQEYGPFPGVDSVAGVTFDGSQVWFASGDRLNALDPATGKTVRSIDVAADAGTAFDGRHLFQIAEARIQKIDPKTGRVLGTIPAPGGGGDSGLAWAEGSLWVGQYRERKIHQVDPDTGEVLRTIESSRFVTGVTWVDGELWHGTWEGDQSELRHIDPVTGEVLEALEMPPDKMVSGLESDGGDRFFCGGGNSGKVRAVRRPKSGRA
- a CDS encoding helix-turn-helix domain-containing protein, which produces MDSLITAAARALAAGDPLGALNRVALRDDAPSLALRGIAMAQLGDLPRARVLVRHAARAFGPREAVARARCIVAEAEIALAARDLTWQPKTLDGARAVLEAHGDRLNAAHARYLEVRRLLLLGRLDEAEGKLAQLDPAPFPPALGAAHALVVAGIAIRRLRTGAARAALARAGAAAREAGIPALSAEVESAALVLNTPAARLILGDEERPILLDEMEALLASKALVVDACRNAVHGAGTTVSLASRPVLFALARALAQAWPGDVPRAVLIARAFRARHADESHRARLRVEIGRLRALLRRLASVSATAGGFALAPRDKAQVAVLARPVEEAHAAVLACLADGKAGPVRPWPWRWAPASAACSGRWTTWPPRARCSRSAAGGRGAG
- a CDS encoding DUF899 domain-containing protein — encoded protein: MTMHTTGTRAEWLAARLDLLEAEKDLTRRSDELARQRQALPWVRLDKDYRFDTEAGSASLTDLFQGRSQLLVYHFMFGVDYKAGCPSCSMIADGFNGFQVHLASHDVMLWAVSRAPLPKLQAYKQRMGWSFPWASSFGSDFNADFNVWFSEEQQRLGDIEYNYQRGAHAMDAASAPEPVVRFAATCGTDAATYTRDRPGLSAFVLKDGAVYHSYSTYARGLDGLWGSYQWLDRAPLGRNEADIWWRRHDEYGNG
- a CDS encoding slipin family protein, giving the protein MMMYLLDALRGRKRVLVKENERIVALHKGELLGIYGPGEHALPNRRHSLETFRHDIGSAVFASPFEKVLFDKLPEVAARHLTQFRTARAEIAVIERDGQIHTVLAPDAKLTVWTDAGPWAVTRVDTSADLRVDPDLLRRLALATKAGLVTAATVPEGHAGLLFVDGIHVETLTPGVYGFWKAGRSAAVKVIDLKRQSLDVTGQEVLTRDRVTIRINLAAEYRVADPALAVSAVKDFADSLYRALQFAFRKTLGVLSLDQILEKKVTVDEEAAAKVKADMAAIGVEVIDIALKDVILPGEMREILNQVVAAEKQAEANVIRRREETNATRSLLNTAKVMAENPVMLRLKELEALETIAGKVERLTIHNGTGGLLNEIVRLRDE